A genome region from Halarchaeum grantii includes the following:
- the dgoD gene encoding galactonate dehydratase: protein MEIVDYELFEVPPRWLFLKVETSDGVVGWGEPVVEGRAKTVRTAVEELMDTYLLGTDPSRIADHWETMYRGGFYRGGPVLMSAIAGIDQALWDIKGKQYGAPVHELLGGKVRDKVRVYQWIGGDRPAEVGEAAAEKVEAGFTALKMNGTAEMERIDSPAAVQRAVERLAEVREAVGDEVDIGVDFHGRVSKTMAKRLGRALEPYEPFFIEEPVLPEHNEALPGIAETTTVPIATGERLFSRWDFKEVFEQGVVDLIQPDLSHAGGISEVKKIADMAEAYDVAMAPHCPLGPIALASCIQVDATSHAALIQEQSLDIHYNETSDVLDYLVDPSVFEYEEGYVDIPDSPGLGVEIDEAHVREMAEQEVNWHNPVWRHDDGSVAEW, encoded by the coding sequence ATGGAAATAGTCGACTACGAGCTGTTCGAGGTGCCGCCACGGTGGCTGTTCCTGAAGGTGGAGACGTCGGACGGCGTCGTCGGATGGGGCGAACCGGTGGTGGAGGGGCGCGCGAAGACGGTGCGGACGGCCGTCGAGGAACTGATGGACACCTATCTCCTCGGGACGGACCCGTCGCGGATCGCCGACCACTGGGAGACGATGTATCGCGGCGGCTTCTACCGGGGCGGGCCCGTCCTCATGAGCGCCATCGCCGGCATCGACCAGGCGCTCTGGGACATCAAGGGCAAGCAGTACGGTGCGCCCGTCCACGAACTCCTCGGCGGGAAGGTCCGCGACAAAGTGCGGGTCTACCAGTGGATCGGCGGCGACCGGCCCGCCGAGGTCGGCGAGGCCGCTGCGGAGAAGGTGGAGGCGGGGTTCACGGCGCTGAAGATGAACGGGACCGCGGAGATGGAGCGCATCGACAGCCCGGCGGCGGTCCAGCGGGCCGTTGAGCGCCTCGCCGAGGTTCGGGAGGCCGTCGGCGACGAGGTGGACATCGGGGTGGACTTCCACGGGCGGGTGTCGAAGACGATGGCGAAGCGACTCGGGCGCGCGTTGGAGCCCTACGAGCCGTTCTTCATCGAGGAGCCGGTGCTGCCCGAGCACAACGAGGCGCTGCCGGGTATCGCGGAGACGACGACGGTGCCGATCGCGACGGGCGAGCGGCTGTTCTCGCGGTGGGACTTCAAGGAGGTGTTCGAGCAGGGGGTGGTGGACCTGATTCAGCCGGACCTCTCGCACGCCGGGGGGATCAGCGAGGTGAAGAAGATCGCGGACATGGCCGAAGCGTACGACGTGGCGATGGCGCCCCACTGCCCGCTCGGCCCCATCGCGCTGGCGTCGTGCATCCAGGTGGACGCGACGTCGCACGCGGCGCTGATTCAGGAGCAGAGTCTGGACATCCACTACAACGAGACGAGCGACGTCCTCGATTACCTCGTTGACCCGTCGGTGTTCGAGTACGAGGAGGGGTACGTGGACATCCCGGACTCACCCGGGCTGGGTGTGGAGATCGACGAAGCGCACGTGCGCGAGATGGCCGAGCAGGAGGTGAATTGGCACAACCCGGTCTGGCGCCACGACGACGGCAGCGTCGCCGAGTGGTGA
- a CDS encoding TIGR03557 family F420-dependent LLM class oxidoreductase: MTRFGYFASLEEFSPAACLEQVTLAEEAGFETVWVNDHFHPWFDHLADGSEAHGGNCWSWLPAALERTDDVEIGTGVTAILERYHPANVAHQLATLCELYPERVFLGLGTGEALNERPLGYERPAYGERARRTAEAIRVIRALFEGSFVDFDGEFWELDGANLYTGPEETPPIHVAGSGRTSARLAGDLGDGYVTVYEDPERVEEELFPAVERGVEKSARNGTLDDVEKTVHIHVAYDEDESRALEACEPWRCTLLPIVFEADVADPRYLQSHGDKVSERAMRDAFVVTDDPQDLLDVTETYVDAGFDQIVYQSSSPDQAAFCEVVREEVMPSF, from the coding sequence ATGACACGGTTCGGCTACTTCGCGTCGCTCGAGGAGTTCTCGCCGGCGGCGTGCCTCGAACAGGTCACGCTCGCGGAGGAGGCGGGGTTCGAGACCGTCTGGGTCAACGACCACTTCCACCCGTGGTTCGACCACCTCGCCGACGGGAGCGAGGCCCACGGCGGGAACTGCTGGTCGTGGCTCCCCGCCGCGCTCGAACGCACCGACGACGTCGAAATCGGCACCGGCGTCACCGCCATCCTCGAGCGCTACCACCCCGCCAACGTCGCCCACCAGCTCGCGACCCTCTGTGAGCTCTACCCGGAGCGGGTCTTCCTCGGCCTCGGGACCGGCGAAGCGCTCAACGAGCGCCCGCTCGGCTACGAGCGCCCGGCATACGGCGAGCGAGCCCGGCGCACTGCCGAGGCGATTCGCGTCATCCGCGCGCTCTTCGAGGGGTCGTTCGTCGACTTCGACGGCGAGTTCTGGGAGCTCGACGGCGCGAACCTCTACACCGGTCCCGAGGAGACCCCGCCGATTCACGTCGCCGGGAGCGGGCGGACGTCCGCGCGGCTGGCGGGCGACCTCGGCGACGGCTACGTCACCGTCTACGAGGACCCCGAGCGGGTCGAGGAGGAGCTGTTCCCGGCGGTCGAGCGCGGCGTCGAGAAATCGGCGCGCAACGGGACGCTCGACGACGTCGAGAAGACCGTCCACATACACGTCGCCTACGACGAGGACGAATCGCGCGCGCTCGAAGCCTGCGAGCCGTGGCGCTGTACGCTCCTCCCCATCGTCTTCGAGGCCGACGTCGCGGACCCCCGATACCTCCAGTCGCACGGCGACAAAGTCAGCGAGCGCGCGATGCGCGACGCCTTCGTCGTCACGGACGACCCACAGGACCTCCTCGACGTCACGGAGACGTACGTCGACGCGGGCTTCGACCAGATCGTCTATCAGAGTTCGAGTCCCGACCAAGCGGCCTTCTGCGAGGTCGTCCGCGAGGAAGTGATGCCCTCGTTCTGA
- a CDS encoding MFS transporter, whose product MSARRRWTAAVFGFTVGDALALQVRGALVPSLQRAFDVDPALLGLVAPAGTVGFLCTVLLAGAAAGRLDVRRTVLAALAVASVALLAMSAAPAYGVFLAFLFVQGSADGVVRGLDRPVLAHFYPEQRGRIFNVYGLVWAVGAAAAPLVVVAVLAVGNWRWVFAVLSVAFVPAAVLVARAGPPSIETGERALSRERLAALLRDRRILGVLLALVCSGGIEGCLFTWLPYYASGFLPEAYANVLLSAYLVAYVPGRALYGAIVGRVDPLALVAVLGAVTAPALYVAFTASGTVAVVAAVLVVGLCVCGLYPTLSAFGVNVAPAYSGPVNALTTGANYLGLSLAPAAVGVLASATSVGTALSSLVAPAVGVVAVALALRTRSGTATAA is encoded by the coding sequence ATGAGCGCTCGTCGCCGCTGGACGGCCGCCGTGTTCGGCTTCACCGTCGGCGACGCGCTCGCCCTGCAGGTGCGGGGCGCGCTCGTCCCGAGCCTCCAGCGCGCCTTCGACGTCGACCCCGCGCTCCTCGGCCTCGTCGCGCCCGCGGGCACCGTCGGCTTCCTCTGCACCGTCCTCCTCGCCGGCGCGGCCGCCGGCCGCCTCGACGTCCGCCGTACCGTCCTCGCCGCGCTCGCGGTGGCGAGCGTCGCGCTCCTCGCGATGAGCGCCGCGCCCGCCTACGGCGTCTTCCTCGCGTTCCTCTTCGTACAGGGGAGCGCGGACGGCGTCGTGCGCGGCCTCGACCGCCCCGTCCTCGCGCACTTCTATCCCGAGCAGCGCGGGCGCATCTTCAACGTCTACGGCCTCGTCTGGGCGGTCGGGGCCGCCGCCGCGCCGCTCGTCGTCGTCGCCGTCCTCGCCGTCGGGAACTGGCGCTGGGTGTTCGCCGTGCTGTCCGTGGCGTTCGTCCCCGCCGCTGTCCTCGTCGCGCGCGCCGGCCCGCCGAGCATCGAAACGGGCGAGCGCGCGCTCTCACGGGAGCGACTCGCGGCGCTGCTTCGCGACCGGCGCATCCTCGGCGTCCTCCTCGCGCTCGTCTGCAGCGGCGGCATCGAGGGCTGTCTCTTCACGTGGCTCCCCTACTACGCGAGCGGCTTCCTCCCGGAGGCGTACGCGAACGTCCTGCTCTCCGCGTACCTCGTCGCGTACGTCCCGGGGCGCGCCCTCTACGGCGCTATCGTCGGCCGCGTGGACCCGCTGGCCCTCGTCGCCGTCCTCGGCGCCGTCACCGCGCCAGCGCTCTACGTCGCGTTCACCGCGAGCGGGACGGTCGCCGTCGTCGCCGCCGTCCTCGTCGTCGGCCTCTGCGTCTGTGGGCTCTACCCGACGCTCTCGGCGTTCGGCGTGAACGTCGCACCCGCGTACAGCGGCCCGGTGAACGCGCTCACGACCGGCGCGAACTACCTCGGTCTCTCGCTCGCGCCCGCCGCCGTCGGCGTCCTCGCGTCCGCGACGAGCGTCGGCACCGCGCTCTCGTCGCTCGTCGCGCCGGCCGTCGGGGTCGTCGCCGTCGCACTCGCGCTCCGAACACGCTCGGGGACGGCAACGGCGGCCTGA
- a CDS encoding aldo/keto reductase, with product MEYTKLGATGVDVSQLCLGTWRFGKESNGVVETEKEDAHDLLDAFADAGGNFIDTANGYGDGKSEEWIGDWLADRDREDYVLASKVYWTQESRFQENLSRKTIRAEIEGTLDRLGTDYLDVYYIHRWDDDTPITETLETLTALVEEGKVNYLGASTMASWKLTKALWKADTEGLQRFDVTQPLFHAAYQRDVSDYLEVCADQDLAVCPYSPLAGGFLTGKYERAGEDTYDVEAPEGSRGQLDDVFSDYYVSERGWHVLEAVKAVADEEDATPAQVSLRWLMDQPSFTCVPIVGARTTEQLAENLGAVDVSLSDAQFERILDARYDEGGEYYETSA from the coding sequence ATGGAGTACACGAAACTCGGCGCGACGGGCGTGGACGTCTCGCAGCTCTGTCTGGGGACGTGGCGCTTCGGGAAGGAGTCGAACGGCGTCGTCGAGACGGAGAAGGAGGACGCGCACGACCTCCTCGACGCGTTCGCGGACGCGGGCGGGAACTTCATCGACACCGCGAACGGCTACGGCGACGGGAAGAGCGAGGAGTGGATCGGCGACTGGCTCGCCGACCGGGACAGGGAGGACTACGTGCTCGCCTCGAAGGTCTACTGGACGCAGGAGTCGCGCTTCCAGGAGAACCTCTCCCGGAAGACGATCCGCGCCGAGATCGAGGGGACGCTCGACCGCCTCGGCACGGACTACCTCGACGTCTACTACATCCACCGCTGGGACGACGACACCCCCATCACGGAGACCCTCGAAACCCTCACGGCGCTCGTCGAGGAGGGCAAAGTGAACTACCTCGGCGCCTCGACGATGGCGTCCTGGAAGCTCACGAAGGCGCTCTGGAAGGCCGACACGGAGGGTCTCCAGCGCTTCGACGTGACGCAGCCGCTCTTCCACGCTGCCTACCAGCGCGACGTCTCCGACTACCTCGAGGTGTGTGCGGATCAGGACCTCGCGGTCTGCCCGTACTCCCCGCTCGCGGGCGGCTTCCTCACCGGGAAGTACGAGCGTGCTGGCGAGGACACCTACGACGTCGAGGCGCCCGAGGGCTCGCGCGGCCAACTCGACGACGTCTTCTCGGACTACTACGTCTCCGAGCGCGGCTGGCACGTCCTCGAGGCGGTGAAGGCGGTCGCCGACGAGGAGGACGCGACGCCCGCACAGGTGTCGCTGCGCTGGCTGATGGATCAGCCCTCCTTCACCTGCGTTCCCATCGTCGGCGCGCGCACCACCGAGCAACTCGCCGAGAACCTCGGCGCCGTCGACGTCTCGCTCTCCGACGCGCAGTTCGAGCGCATCCTCGACGCCCGCTACGACGAGGGCGGCGAGTACTACGAGACGTCCGCCTGA
- a CDS encoding sugar phosphate isomerase/epimerase family protein yields the protein MTNVGFQLYSLHAVDDPLPAVVERVGETGFGGVEFAGLDGASVAALTDALDAAGLDAAGAHVALDDIEADPAGVAETYRALGCTDVAVPWLDPEHFASAEAVEATGERLDAAARALDEHGLTLHYHNHDQELVEVDGRHALDYLADVTDVVGLQPDLGWIGAGGGDPLAFLDAHADRIDQVHLKDYVAGEPGTVKVGDGDIDIAAVVEACREHGFSWLIYEAEERPDSYETLAHADAVVERYW from the coding sequence ATGACGAACGTCGGCTTCCAACTGTACAGTCTGCACGCGGTCGACGACCCCCTCCCGGCCGTCGTCGAGCGCGTCGGCGAAACCGGCTTCGGGGGCGTGGAGTTCGCGGGACTCGACGGCGCGAGCGTCGCGGCGCTCACGGACGCGCTCGACGCCGCCGGCCTCGACGCCGCCGGTGCCCACGTCGCGCTCGACGATATCGAGGCCGACCCCGCCGGCGTCGCGGAGACGTACCGCGCGCTCGGCTGTACGGACGTCGCCGTCCCGTGGCTCGACCCCGAGCACTTCGCGTCCGCCGAAGCCGTCGAAGCCACGGGCGAGCGCCTCGACGCCGCCGCGCGCGCCCTCGACGAGCACGGCCTCACGCTCCACTACCACAACCACGACCAAGAGCTCGTCGAGGTGGACGGCCGACACGCACTCGACTACCTCGCGGACGTCACCGACGTCGTCGGCCTCCAACCGGACCTCGGGTGGATCGGCGCGGGCGGCGGCGACCCGCTCGCCTTCCTCGACGCGCACGCCGACCGCATCGACCAGGTCCACTTGAAGGACTACGTCGCGGGCGAACCCGGCACCGTCAAGGTCGGCGACGGTGACATCGACATCGCCGCCGTCGTGGAGGCCTGTCGCGAGCACGGGTTCTCGTGGCTCATCTACGAGGCCGAGGAGCGCCCGGACTCCTACGAGACGCTCGCGCACGCTGACGCGGTCGTCGAGCGGTACTGGTAG
- a CDS encoding iron-containing alcohol dehydrogenase: protein MHALEDPEAPFRFDYRPAAIRYGAGEVTGLGDELARVGVSNALVVAGTTTGTTPAVIDPVREGAGKRLGEVFAETTPEKRLDTALAGAARYDDRGCDGIVALGGGSSLDVAAAVRALVAHDDREEAVAAFADTGRLPVPEGLPPLVVVPTTLAGADLSLGAGLTATPANGHVETAVDGGLSAPGLMPEAAVYDPELVATTPTGVLCASAMNGFDKGVESLYARTATPITDGTAARGLALLRDALPTLRGDDPDYGRALRGMVLVQYGIARPEGSTLALIHAFGHGLTAHAPVQQGAAHGAVAPHALAHLFAGADGRRELLADAVGVEADDPAGGVVEAVASVRDALGLPARLRDVDGVEREALPAIAATTAADALVENVPAGVAVDANALEGVLDAAW from the coding sequence ATGCACGCACTTGAGGACCCGGAGGCACCGTTTCGCTTCGACTACCGGCCGGCGGCGATACGGTACGGCGCGGGCGAGGTGACGGGGCTCGGCGACGAACTCGCTCGCGTCGGCGTCTCGAACGCCCTCGTCGTCGCGGGGACGACGACCGGGACGACGCCCGCCGTGATCGACCCCGTTCGGGAGGGCGCGGGGAAGCGCCTCGGCGAGGTGTTCGCGGAGACCACGCCGGAGAAGCGCCTCGACACCGCGCTCGCGGGCGCGGCGCGCTACGACGACCGGGGCTGTGACGGCATCGTCGCGCTCGGCGGCGGGTCGAGCCTCGACGTCGCGGCGGCGGTTCGCGCGCTCGTCGCACACGACGACCGGGAGGAGGCGGTCGCGGCGTTCGCCGACACCGGGCGCCTGCCCGTCCCCGAGGGCCTCCCGCCGCTCGTGGTGGTGCCGACGACGCTGGCGGGCGCGGACCTCTCGCTCGGGGCGGGCCTCACGGCGACGCCAGCGAACGGCCACGTCGAGACGGCGGTCGACGGCGGCCTCTCCGCGCCGGGGTTGATGCCGGAGGCGGCCGTCTACGACCCCGAGTTGGTCGCGACGACGCCCACGGGCGTGCTCTGCGCGTCCGCGATGAACGGCTTCGACAAGGGCGTCGAGTCGCTCTACGCGCGGACGGCGACGCCGATCACCGACGGGACGGCCGCGCGCGGCCTCGCGTTGCTCCGGGACGCGCTCCCGACGCTTCGCGGCGACGATCCCGACTACGGGCGGGCGCTCAGGGGGATGGTCCTCGTCCAGTACGGCATCGCGCGCCCGGAGGGGTCGACGCTCGCGCTGATTCACGCGTTCGGGCACGGCCTCACCGCGCACGCGCCGGTCCAGCAGGGCGCCGCGCACGGGGCCGTCGCGCCACACGCGCTCGCACACCTCTTCGCGGGGGCGGACGGGCGACGCGAGCTACTCGCGGACGCAGTGGGCGTCGAAGCCGACGACCCGGCCGGGGGCGTCGTGGAGGCGGTGGCGAGCGTGCGGGACGCGCTCGGACTGCCGGCGCGATTGCGCGACGTCGACGGCGTCGAGCGCGAGGCCCTCCCGGCGATCGCGGCGACGACGGCGGCCGACGCACTGGTCGAGAACGTCCCCGCCGGGGTCGCGGTCGACGCGAACGCGCTCGAAGGCGTCCTCGACGCGGCCTGGTGA
- a CDS encoding SMP-30/gluconolactonase/LRE family protein — MHVDIERVADTRCHTGEGPLWHPDEERLYWTDIPNGRLYRYDPARDDYERVLDDDIALGGFTIQEDGSLLCFRGAGRVDRFVDGRLEHVTVVESATHTRFNDVIADPEGRVYAGTMPTDDELGRLYRLDTDGTVTEADDYGYDIPNGMGFTLDRERLYLTESEANSVYCYDYDRETGALSDRRTFLDLSEEAGVPDGMTVDADGDLWSARWNGGVVARYGSEGAERGRIEFPARKVSCVTFGGADYDDVYVTTALEGGERGTEGDGAGALFRFDAPAGVTGRPEFRSAFPVE; from the coding sequence ATGCACGTGGACATCGAGCGCGTCGCCGACACGCGCTGTCACACCGGTGAGGGACCGCTCTGGCACCCCGACGAGGAACGCCTCTACTGGACGGACATCCCGAACGGCCGCCTCTACCGCTACGACCCCGCGCGCGACGACTACGAGCGCGTCCTCGACGACGACATAGCGCTCGGCGGGTTCACCATCCAGGAGGACGGCTCGCTCCTCTGCTTTCGCGGCGCGGGCCGCGTGGACCGGTTCGTCGACGGCCGACTCGAGCACGTGACCGTTGTCGAGTCCGCGACGCACACGCGCTTCAATGACGTCATCGCCGACCCCGAGGGGCGCGTCTACGCCGGGACGATGCCGACCGACGACGAACTCGGCCGCCTCTACCGCCTCGATACGGACGGCACGGTGACCGAGGCCGACGACTACGGCTACGACATCCCGAACGGCATGGGGTTCACGCTCGACCGCGAGCGCCTCTACCTCACCGAGTCCGAGGCCAACTCCGTCTACTGCTACGACTACGACCGCGAGACGGGCGCGCTCTCCGACCGGCGCACTTTCCTCGACCTCTCCGAGGAGGCCGGCGTCCCCGACGGCATGACGGTCGACGCCGATGGCGACCTCTGGTCGGCGCGCTGGAACGGCGGCGTCGTCGCGCGCTACGGGTCGGAGGGCGCGGAACGCGGCCGCATCGAGTTCCCCGCGCGGAAGGTGTCCTGCGTCACCTTCGGCGGCGCCGACTACGACGACGTCTACGTGACGACGGCGCTCGAGGGCGGCGAGCGCGGGACGGAGGGCGACGGCGCCGGCGCGCTCTTCCGCTTCGACGCCCCCGCCGGCGTCACCGGCCGACCGGAGTTCCGCTCGGCGTTCCCCGTCGAGTGA
- a CDS encoding universal stress protein, which yields MDRLLVLARETDVGEKMLRTAGRHAAGIGAELIVLAAVDENDYRSTLQRSSDSRVDEIESVDDLESRMREETTELADRVLRDVDVEYDVVSEIASLPDGIISFAEENDCTHIYVVSQKRSPTGKAIFGDLAQSILLNFDGPVTVHTE from the coding sequence ATGGATCGCCTGCTGGTGCTAGCTCGCGAGACCGATGTCGGAGAGAAAATGCTGCGCACCGCTGGAAGGCACGCTGCCGGGATCGGTGCAGAACTGATAGTCCTGGCGGCTGTCGACGAGAACGACTACAGGTCGACTCTCCAGCGATCGAGTGATAGTCGCGTAGACGAAATCGAGTCAGTCGATGATCTCGAATCCCGGATGCGAGAGGAAACGACGGAGCTCGCCGATCGGGTGCTCCGCGACGTTGACGTGGAGTACGATGTGGTCAGTGAAATCGCATCACTACCGGATGGAATCATCTCGTTCGCTGAGGAGAACGACTGCACGCACATCTACGTCGTCAGCCAGAAACGCAGTCCCACAGGGAAAGCGATCTTCGGTGATCTGGCGCAATCGATTCTGCTCAACTTCGACGGCCCAGTGACGGTCCACACCGAATAG
- a CDS encoding mannonate dehydratase: MPVRQGTISVGVRTRNLSTSRLNFIRQLGATDVFVDHADTDEEPDEFNDRTASYTVEVGRGTIPSAEELTEAREHVEEHDLTLRGIQSLPYSLYGDIMLGREGREEALEQIKTLIRNLGEADIPILGYQWNPRGVVPMRTEPVELRGNATGTAFDLDEIDNPDEPVLDHEYTEEEFWDNYHGFLKEVLPVAEEAGVDLALHPVDPPSIESIGGIPRLFRNVENFEKAMDLVPSDNHGLKLCLGCFSQMGEDVTEVVRRFGESDDIVFIHFRDVVGAVPQFHETFVDEGNFVTADVVRTLEDVGFDGVVIPDHVPEMEGDDDWRHRARSFTVGYLRGVVDTVTSE; encoded by the coding sequence GGAACCTCTCCACGTCACGGTTGAACTTCATCCGGCAGCTGGGAGCAACCGATGTCTTCGTTGACCACGCCGATACCGACGAGGAACCGGACGAGTTCAATGACCGGACGGCGTCATACACCGTCGAGGTCGGTCGCGGCACGATCCCGTCGGCCGAAGAACTCACCGAGGCCCGCGAACACGTCGAGGAACATGACCTCACGCTCCGTGGCATCCAGTCGCTCCCGTACTCACTGTACGGTGACATCATGCTCGGCCGCGAGGGCCGCGAGGAAGCGCTCGAACAGATCAAGACGCTCATTCGCAACCTCGGCGAGGCGGATATCCCGATCCTCGGATACCAGTGGAACCCCCGCGGCGTCGTCCCCATGCGCACGGAGCCGGTTGAGCTACGGGGGAACGCCACGGGGACGGCCTTCGACCTCGACGAGATCGACAACCCCGACGAACCGGTCCTCGACCACGAGTACACCGAGGAGGAGTTCTGGGACAACTACCACGGTTTCCTCAAGGAGGTGCTGCCAGTTGCCGAGGAGGCGGGCGTTGACCTCGCACTCCACCCCGTTGATCCGCCGTCGATCGAGTCGATCGGCGGCATTCCGCGGCTGTTTCGGAACGTGGAGAACTTCGAGAAGGCGATGGACCTCGTTCCGAGCGACAACCACGGGCTCAAGCTCTGTCTCGGCTGCTTCTCCCAGATGGGCGAGGACGTCACGGAAGTCGTCCGCCGGTTCGGTGAGAGCGACGACATCGTCTTCATCCACTTCCGTGACGTCGTCGGCGCAGTCCCGCAGTTCCACGAGACGTTTGTCGACGAGGGGAACTTCGTGACGGCGGATGTCGTACGCACGCTGGAGGATGTCGGCTTCGACGGCGTCGTGATCCCGGACCACGTCCCCGAAATGGAGGGCGACGACGACTGGCGACACCGCGCGCGCTCGTTCACCGTCGGCTACCTCAGAGGTGTCGTCGACACCGTCACCTCGGAATAA
- a CDS encoding TetR family transcriptional regulator C-terminal domain-containing protein, whose amino-acid sequence MSGEEHNPDFLRALIELRAQAAHDEAYREQFTRTQERFHAHLADIVADGVETGVFRDVDPERVASFLATVLSGAMFDRVTTDSDVAAATRAELHRYVDDCLLAEST is encoded by the coding sequence GTGTCCGGGGAGGAACACAACCCCGACTTCCTGCGGGCGCTCATCGAGTTACGCGCGCAGGCCGCCCACGACGAGGCCTACCGCGAGCAGTTCACCCGCACGCAGGAGCGCTTCCACGCGCACCTCGCCGACATCGTCGCCGACGGCGTCGAGACCGGCGTCTTCCGCGACGTCGACCCCGAGCGGGTCGCGAGCTTCCTCGCCACCGTGCTCTCCGGGGCGATGTTCGACCGCGTGACCACCGACAGCGACGTCGCCGCCGCCACCCGCGCCGAACTCCACCGGTACGTCGACGACTGCCTCCTCGCCGAGTCTACATAG
- a CDS encoding NAD-dependent epimerase/dehydratase family protein, whose amino-acid sequence MTDVLVVGGTGLISTGVVRGLVAASHDVTAFTRGERDAEVPQSVAHETGDRNDDARLAELAADVAPDVVIDMVCFTPEQAEAAVEAFGGEITQYVFCSTVDVYARPPERNPVTEDAQRHDADHHVSDYGLNKTRAEDVFFDAHDDGAFATTVLRPWDTYGEGAPLNHTLGNGTYYVDRLRAGKPIVVHGDGTGLLSACHRDDVARGFVGAVANEAAYGEAYNVTGDECITWNQYHRRVAAAIGAPEPELVHVPTDVLVDVAPERTGMLRDHFQFSTLYDNTKAKRDLGFAYTVPLEEGARRTVESLKEEGRIAEWESEPFDDRLVAAWRDATADVREELA is encoded by the coding sequence ATGACTGACGTCCTCGTCGTCGGCGGCACCGGCCTCATCAGCACGGGCGTCGTCCGTGGGCTCGTCGCGGCCAGCCACGACGTCACGGCGTTCACGCGCGGGGAGCGCGACGCCGAGGTGCCCCAGTCGGTCGCGCACGAGACCGGCGACCGGAACGACGACGCGCGCCTCGCGGAACTCGCCGCCGACGTCGCCCCGGACGTCGTCATCGACATGGTCTGCTTCACGCCCGAGCAGGCCGAGGCGGCCGTCGAGGCGTTCGGCGGCGAGATAACGCAGTACGTCTTCTGCTCGACGGTGGACGTCTACGCGCGCCCGCCCGAGCGCAATCCCGTCACGGAGGACGCCCAGCGCCACGACGCCGACCACCACGTGAGCGACTACGGCCTGAACAAGACGCGCGCCGAGGACGTCTTCTTCGACGCCCACGACGACGGCGCGTTCGCGACGACGGTCCTGCGGCCGTGGGACACCTACGGCGAGGGCGCCCCGCTCAACCACACCCTCGGCAACGGCACCTACTACGTCGACCGCCTGCGGGCGGGGAAACCCATCGTCGTCCACGGCGACGGCACCGGCCTGCTGTCGGCGTGCCACCGGGACGACGTCGCGCGCGGGTTCGTCGGCGCCGTCGCGAACGAGGCCGCGTACGGCGAGGCGTACAACGTCACGGGCGACGAGTGCATCACGTGGAACCAGTACCACCGGCGGGTCGCGGCGGCCATCGGCGCGCCCGAGCCCGAGCTCGTCCACGTGCCGACGGACGTGCTCGTCGACGTCGCACCCGAGCGCACGGGGATGCTCCGCGATCACTTCCAGTTCTCGACGCTCTACGACAACACGAAGGCGAAACGCGACCTCGGCTTCGCGTACACCGTCCCACTCGAGGAGGGCGCGCGACGGACGGTCGAATCCCTCAAGGAGGAGGGACGTATCGCGGAGTGGGAGAGCGAGCCGTTCGACGACCGACTCGTCGCGGCGTGGCGGGACGCGACGGCGGACGTCCGCGAGGAGCTCGCTTAG